A window from Seriola aureovittata isolate HTS-2021-v1 ecotype China chromosome 14, ASM2101889v1, whole genome shotgun sequence encodes these proteins:
- the dact2 gene encoding dapper homolog 2 → MLSRKGSCAGMMSAAAGVDRSRVGERLHAALAGLQELHLLKERQSDMVTWALRMDREEPVTSVHAGPEAPRMMGAEEQRLEATLTALKQQLSRLRKQDVGLKSHLQQLDQQISELKLDVSKASTEQLESDSRPSSGFYELSDGGSYSLSNSCTSVYSECLSSSQTSLLLLPMNPANSLISPPSQVDVCRRRSADESTTQPNPPRATGLHLGSSRIRASTTGTEQARPRPVSTGDLDRMMAQGPSYYRSVDVKKPSMGPHLKTSTVDPKFQSNLVSRSGTEVYHYPSPLHAVALQSPIFSTGGNPATPGLLEGQGPVNGSDTLQRAQMAYDTKTLGYIDKLLQRSFSRIQSETGTETLQTHRDYHRKPSEVVTVFPEVSQQEVCMLQPLSAQTTNIIPLDNDQRRHCMTYSSQEPADNTNHKQSARTQEVSYRYSYPVAMREYSSDDVTTSSLKRNDRSQGEYESLARSHSEKRCGDDPESRTQERKGHRQRPVMAQSSSTEESQAYEVQAGHGASPEFVHAKFVPAGSQRVKVRQADRKTKAVKLRRKSSDKPRAMRQQHGYSSGERSREVSGGTKGEQRRSGKGKVTQKFTTCHTEERRQGSGSDSSHCSPGVMYTHKVHPKPHPIPAVTKSSKGRRPQGVEYEQPVEQRKRRQGAAKGPSNAEMFQASCAQRQRSKEPRAQAPGSMQMVRSMSAKTGQWIGRPRPFQSSVSSNSFFHSLNARYPPAPFHSHYPPRCESEYSAECASLFHSTIAESSEGEMSDNTTNRFGDSESSQSFQSFSDSDSSLSLDEEDQVDSHEEEGGLVWAEAALGPTAAGRPLQQLPRPEPPACRIKASRALKKKIRRFQPASLKVMTLV, encoded by the exons ATGCTGAGCAGGAAGGGGTCTTGTGCGGGGATGATGAGTGCCGCAGCCGGAGTGGACCGCAGCAGGGTCGGGGAGAGGCTGCACGCTGCTCTGGCCGGGCTGCAGGAGCTGCATCTGCTGAAGGAAAGACAGAGCGACATGGTGACCTGGGCGCTGAGGATGGACCGAGAGGAGCCCGTCACCTCTGTCCACGCAGGCCCGGAGGCTCCCAGGATGATGGGGGCTGAGGAGCAGCGGCTGGAGGCGACCCTGACAGCCCTGAAGCAACAGCTG TCTCGTCTTCGGAAACAGGATGTAGGCCTGAAGTCTCACTTGCAGCAGCTGGACCAACAGATCAGCGAGCTGAAGCTGGATGTGAGCAAGGCCTccacagagcagctggagagTGACAGCAGGccaagttcag GTTTTTATGAGCTCAGCGATGGCGGCTCCTACTCCCTGTCTAACTCCTGCACCTCGGTGTACAGCGAATGTCTGTCATCGTCCCAGACAAGCCTTCTTCTCCTTCCCATGAACCCTGCTAATTCCCTCATTAGCCCTCCCTCACAAGTTGATGTGTGCCGCCGACGTTCGGCTGATGAGAGCACTACCCAGCCCAACCCTCCGCGGGCCACAGGCCTCCATTTGGGGAGCAGCAGGATCCGAGCAAGCACTACAGGCACCGAACAGGCTCGACCAAGACCTGTATCAACAG GTGATCTTGATAGGATGATGGCTCAAGGACCAAGCTACTACAGATCCGTGGACGTGAAGAAACCCTCAATGGGTCCACACCTGAAAACCTCCACAGTGGACCCCAAGTTTCAGAGCAACCTGGTGTCCCGCAGCGGCACTGAAGTGTACCACTACCCCAGCCCCCTCCATGCTGTGGCTCTCCAGAGCCCAATTTTTTCCACTGGAGGCAACCCAGCTACACCTGGACTTCTAGAGGGCCAAGGACCAGTGAATGGTTCTGACACCCTTCAGAGGGCACAAATGGCTTATGACACCAAGACCCTGGGTTACATTGACAAGCTCCTCCAGCGCAGCTTCAGCAGAATCCAGAGTGAAACAGGCACAGAgactctgcagacacacagggacTACCACAGGAAGCCCAGCGAAGTTGTAACTGTGTTTCCTGAAGTGTCTCAGCAAGAGGTGTGCATGCTGCAGCCTCTTTCAGCTCAGACCACAAACATCATCCCACTAGATAACGACCAGAGGAGACACTGCATGACATACTCCAGCCAAGAACCAGCTGAtaacacaaaccacaaacagtCAGCGAGAACTCAGGAGGTTTCATACCGGTACTCCTATCCTGTTGCCATGAGGGAGTACAGCTCCGATGACGTCACCACCTCGTCCCTCAAGAGGAACGATAGGTCCCAAGGAGAATATGAAAGTCTAGCAAGAAGCCACTCAGAGAAGAGATGTGGGGATGATCCAGAATCAAGAACACAAGAGAGGAAGGGCCATAGACAAAGACCGGTGATGGCCCAAAGCTCCAGCACAGAAGAGAGTCAAGCCTACGAGGTTCAGGCTGGTCACGGAGCTTCCCCTGAGTTCGTCCACGCCAAATTTGTCCCAGCCGGATCTCAGAGGGTCAAGGTGAGGCAGGCAGACCGTAAAACCAAAGCCGTGAAactgagaagaaaaagcagTGATAAGCCTCGGGCAATGAGGCAGCAACATGGATACTCCTCTGgtgaaaggagcagagaggtcAGTGGTGGAACCAAGGGGGAGCAGAGAAGGTCTGGAAAGGGAAAAGTGACCCAGAAATTTACCACCTGTCACACAGAGGAGCGCAGACAGGGCTCGGGTTCAGACTCCAGCCACTGTAGTCCAGGAGTGATGTACACCCACAAGGTTCACCCAAAGCCGCATCCCATCCCTGCTGTTACAAAGTCCAGCAAAGGCCGCAGACCGCAGGGCGTGGAGTATGAGCAGCCTGtagaacagaggaagaggaggcaggggGCTGCCAAGGGGCCGTCCAATGCAGAGATGTTCCAGGCCTCATGTGCTCAGCGTCAGAGGTCAAAAGAGCCCCGTGCTCAGGCACCAGGGAGCATGCAGATGGTCCGCAGCATGAGCGCCAAGACAGGGCAGTGGATCGGACGTCCTCGTCCCTTCCAATCCTCCGTGTCCTCCAACTCTTTCTTCCACAGTCTTAATGCCAGATACCCTCCAGCACCTTTCCACAGCCACTACCCACCCAGATGCGAGTCTGAGTATTCAGCTGAATGCGCCTCCCTGTTTCACTCCACCATCGCTGAAAGCAGCGAGGGGGAGATGAGTGATAACACCACCAACCGCTTCGGGGACAGCGAGTCCAGCCAGAGCTTCCAGTCCTTCTCGGACTCCGACAGCAGCCTGTCCCTGGACGAGGAGGACCAGGTGGACAGCCACGAGGAGGAGGGAGGCCTGGTGTGGGCTGAGGCTGCTCTGGGGCCCACTGCTGCTGGAAGGCCCCTCCAGCAGCTCCCACGCCCCGAGCCACCAGCCTGCCGGATCAAAGCTTCCCGagcactgaagaagaagattCGACGGTTCCAGCCTGCCTCCCTGAAGGTTATGACCCTGGTATAG